In Paenibacillus thermoaerophilus, the following proteins share a genomic window:
- a CDS encoding IS3 family transposase, whose protein sequence is RFYNNERLQAKLNGLSPMEFRTKAA, encoded by the coding sequence CCGTTTTTACAATAACGAGCGATTACAGGCAAAACTAAATGGCCTCAGTCCCATGGAATTCAGGACCAAGGCCGCTTAA
- a CDS encoding four-helix bundle copper-binding protein, with protein MPTVVDSSVTQFQTCIDACNKCMQACEECLTSCLKEADVQARVHCINMLRDCADICALASQWMSRGSMYAKQLCQVCATICDACATECAKFQDAHCKDCADACRKCADECRRMSA; from the coding sequence ATGCCGACGGTTGTAGACTCGTCTGTAACTCAATTTCAAACCTGCATTGATGCTTGCAACAAATGTATGCAGGCTTGTGAAGAATGTCTAACTTCTTGTTTAAAGGAAGCTGATGTTCAAGCAAGAGTTCATTGCATCAATATGCTGCGTGATTGTGCGGATATTTGTGCGTTGGCTTCCCAATGGATGTCTCGCGGAAGCATGTATGCCAAACAACTATGCCAGGTATGTGCAACCATCTGTGATGCTTGTGCAACGGAGTGTGCGAAATTCCAAGACGCGCATTGCAAAGATTGTGCAGATGCTTGCCGAAAATGTGCTGACGAATGCCGCAGAATGTCTGCATAA
- a CDS encoding multicopper oxidase family protein: MKRWNRKMLTIGAIAASLLIVAGCTDNTDNMEGMDHSNMQMGQSDTSKSDPNQMNHMDHSNMPGMNKVQNMDEPAGSPQVLTGTKFTLTAKESHLMVNETNMRTAMTFNGTVPGPQIRVKLGDEVEITLKNELDEPTTIHWHGLPVPNNMDGIPGVTMNAVQPGKSFTYKFKATVPGTYWYHSHQEGVVQVDKGLYGSFIVEDPKEKKADRDYTIVLDEWMEDGEMDHSSVNMSTMDMGSMDHSNMGSMNHSKMNMGSTGTGRMMSDAEMMPMMYTIFTANGKSGSSIEPLTVKEGETVRIRLINAGFLSHPLYLQGHEFKIISSDGQPINNPPLVSGQLLNIAPGERYDIEFVADNPGVWLLGEQSKNPGASTLTIPIVYEGAKGNYTPDNEQRPVINMTRYGEAAKAQFSLNDKFDLEYTMDLNTATADGHFIYTINGKTFPDTDPIKVKEGDLIKVKLINNSPEDLHPMHLHGHFFQVLSKNGQPISGSPLIKDTLNILPGEEYEIAFKADNTGNWMFHCHDLGHASSGMVTQVNYEGFKPDFTVDPNAGNKPE; the protein is encoded by the coding sequence ATGAAGCGATGGAATCGAAAAATGTTAACAATAGGAGCAATAGCAGCTTCCCTTTTGATCGTTGCCGGCTGCACGGACAATACGGACAACATGGAAGGTATGGATCACAGCAATATGCAAATGGGCCAGAGCGACACAAGTAAAAGCGATCCTAATCAAATGAATCACATGGATCATAGCAATATGCCCGGGATGAATAAGGTTCAGAATATGGATGAGCCAGCAGGATCTCCTCAAGTTCTTACCGGTACAAAATTCACCTTGACTGCAAAAGAAAGCCATCTGATGGTCAACGAAACCAATATGCGTACCGCTATGACCTTTAATGGTACCGTTCCCGGTCCGCAAATCAGAGTAAAACTCGGAGATGAAGTTGAGATAACCCTGAAGAACGAATTAGATGAACCGACAACGATTCATTGGCACGGATTGCCGGTACCTAACAACATGGACGGGATTCCGGGTGTCACGATGAATGCCGTTCAACCTGGCAAAAGCTTTACTTATAAATTTAAAGCGACTGTTCCCGGCACCTATTGGTATCATTCCCATCAAGAAGGCGTGGTGCAGGTCGATAAAGGTCTTTACGGCTCTTTCATTGTGGAGGATCCGAAAGAGAAGAAGGCGGACCGTGACTACACAATTGTTTTGGATGAGTGGATGGAAGACGGAGAGATGGATCACAGTTCAGTGAACATGAGTACGATGGACATGGGATCTATGGATCATAGCAATATGGGTTCCATGAATCACAGCAAAATGAATATGGGTTCAACAGGTACAGGCAGAATGATGAGCGATGCGGAAATGATGCCAATGATGTACACCATCTTTACCGCAAACGGGAAATCCGGTTCTTCCATCGAGCCGTTGACGGTTAAAGAAGGCGAAACGGTACGCATCCGATTGATCAACGCAGGATTTTTGTCTCACCCGCTCTATCTGCAAGGACATGAGTTTAAAATCATTTCTTCAGACGGACAACCTATTAACAATCCTCCGTTGGTCAGCGGCCAATTGTTAAACATCGCTCCGGGCGAACGTTACGATATTGAATTTGTCGCAGATAATCCAGGGGTATGGCTGTTGGGAGAGCAAAGCAAAAATCCAGGGGCTTCCACCCTTACGATACCGATCGTTTATGAAGGAGCGAAAGGTAACTATACCCCAGACAATGAGCAACGGCCTGTTATCAATATGACCCGGTACGGCGAAGCTGCCAAAGCTCAATTTTCTCTAAATGATAAATTCGACCTTGAATATACAATGGATTTAAATACGGCCACTGCCGATGGTCACTTCATCTACACCATTAACGGCAAAACGTTCCCTGATACAGATCCGATCAAGGTGAAAGAGGGGGACCTGATTAAAGTGAAATTGATCAATAACTCCCCTGAAGACTTGCATCCGATGCATTTGCACGGACATTTCTTCCAAGTGTTAAGCAAAAATGGTCAACCGATCTCAGGTTCTCCATTGATTAAGGATACTCTGAATATACTGCCCGGCGAGGAGTACGAAATTGCTTTTAAGGCGGACAACACCGGAAACTGGATGTTCCATTGCCATGACTTGGGCCACGCTTCCTCAGGCATGGTGACACAAGTCAACTATGAAGGGTTCAAACCGGATTTCACAGTGGACCCGAACGCGGGAAATAAGCCAGAGTAA
- a CDS encoding response regulator transcription factor, with the protein MHTILIVDDEEPMRELLKVHLLGAGYQVDEAKDGMEALDKLKKSSNYSALIVDWMMPFMDGIELTRRIREISSVPILMLTARSETSDKVKGFSYGADDYVTKPFESAELLARIQALLRRSPTLNQESYDVLLYNGMTLNPNDRTVSLQGSSVVLTQHEFEILWNMAKHPKQIFSRSHLIELIWGEDFQGDERTVDSHIRNLRGKLKSIGASDFIKTVWGAGYKLQ; encoded by the coding sequence ATGCATACCATCCTGATTGTGGATGATGAGGAACCGATGCGCGAACTGCTAAAGGTGCATCTTCTCGGTGCTGGATATCAAGTAGATGAGGCCAAAGACGGAATGGAAGCATTGGATAAATTAAAGAAATCCTCCAACTACAGCGCACTGATTGTCGATTGGATGATGCCGTTTATGGATGGAATAGAGTTGACCAGAAGGATTCGCGAAATCAGCTCCGTTCCAATCCTGATGCTGACAGCCCGTAGCGAAACTTCGGATAAAGTGAAAGGATTTTCATACGGAGCCGATGATTATGTGACAAAACCTTTTGAAAGCGCCGAGTTACTTGCACGCATTCAAGCGTTATTGAGGCGCAGCCCGACTCTAAATCAAGAATCATACGATGTTTTGTTATATAATGGCATGACTTTAAATCCGAACGATCGTACGGTCTCACTTCAGGGAAGTTCGGTTGTACTCACGCAGCATGAGTTTGAGATTTTATGGAATATGGCAAAACACCCCAAGCAAATATTCAGCCGTTCGCATCTTATCGAGCTCATCTGGGGTGAAGATTTCCAAGGGGATGAACGAACCGTTGACTCGCATATTCGCAATCTTCGCGGCAAGTTGAAAAGTATTGGGGCGAGCGATTTCATCAAAACGGTTTGGGGGGCAGGGTACAAATTACAATGA
- a CDS encoding sensor histidine kinase, which translates to MKPWKRMRIHHKLGLSIFAFIMILVFVLEIIVYNVFTRFYVQQLADDMIHRGHSHATALQEHWSEETLRHVAEMESYSRYVVAVIDSRGEILISSQPLQPTQMEYVKNFDTVSEYEWVVRDWRRQPYLISQSSVLDGNGKLIGYVVMYASTTPIREAIYSLRTLMFLFSVVSLIIIFVLVFLFSNWISKPLVAMRNAVRKLTRNDYNFSLPISARDEIGELNQSIMELSGELKHYRTEREEFLAEISHELRTPITYIRGYADVLQQTSVKDEDRRKYLRFIREAADRLHRLIGDLYDMSKLDQVKVQIDKQEMDLVPFIRQMREEQMERFMEKGIDLQDDLPSTPVRVQADRNRLAQVIMNLLENARKYTPEGGSVRIRLSKEQREALIQIQDTGIGIPDSELPHIWRRFYRVEKSRSRDYGGAGLGLSIAKRIIELHDGTITVNSKEGIGTTFLIRLPLE; encoded by the coding sequence ATGAAACCATGGAAACGCATGAGAATTCATCATAAATTAGGTCTATCGATCTTCGCCTTCATCATGATTTTAGTCTTCGTATTGGAAATCATTGTATATAACGTGTTTACCCGGTTTTATGTTCAGCAGCTCGCAGACGATATGATCCACCGTGGGCACAGTCATGCAACGGCCCTTCAAGAACATTGGTCAGAAGAGACATTGCGGCACGTCGCGGAAATGGAATCGTATTCCCGCTATGTGGTCGCTGTCATTGACAGCCGCGGTGAGATTCTGATTTCCTCTCAACCCCTTCAACCAACGCAGATGGAGTATGTAAAGAATTTTGATACGGTTTCGGAATATGAATGGGTGGTAAGAGATTGGCGACGTCAACCCTATTTGATTTCACAATCTTCCGTCTTGGACGGTAATGGTAAATTAATCGGGTATGTCGTGATGTATGCTTCCACAACGCCAATCCGCGAAGCCATTTACTCATTACGAACTTTAATGTTCTTATTTTCCGTGGTCTCGTTAATCATCATCTTCGTCTTGGTTTTCCTATTTTCGAATTGGATTTCCAAACCGCTTGTTGCGATGAGAAATGCTGTTCGGAAGTTAACACGAAACGATTACAACTTCTCACTTCCGATATCCGCCAGAGACGAGATTGGTGAACTGAATCAGTCCATTATGGAGCTTTCCGGTGAACTGAAACATTACCGAACTGAGCGGGAAGAATTTTTGGCTGAAATTTCACATGAGCTTCGTACCCCCATCACCTATATTCGGGGCTATGCCGATGTTTTGCAACAAACATCGGTAAAAGATGAGGATCGGCGTAAATATTTGCGGTTTATTCGCGAAGCTGCAGATCGGTTGCATCGGTTAATCGGTGACTTGTATGATATGTCGAAACTGGACCAAGTGAAGGTACAAATCGATAAACAGGAAATGGATCTTGTGCCGTTTATTCGCCAAATGAGAGAAGAACAGATGGAGAGGTTTATGGAAAAAGGGATTGATCTTCAAGATGATCTTCCATCCACGCCGGTGCGGGTTCAGGCGGATCGGAATAGGCTGGCACAAGTGATCATGAACTTGCTGGAGAACGCGAGGAAATACACGCCCGAAGGAGGCAGTGTTCGCATTCGACTGAGCAAAGAACAAAGAGAAGCGCTCATTCAGATTCAGGATACCGGGATTGGCATTCCGGATAGTGAATTGCCGCATATTTGGCGGCGGTTTTACCGGGTCGAAAAATCAAGATCGCGTGATTATGGCGGAGCCGGTCTTGGTTTATCCATTGCCAAGAGAATCATTGAGCTGCATGATGGAACTATAACGGTGAACAGCAAGGAAGGGATCGGAACAACTTTTCTTATTCGACTGCCATTGGAATGA
- a CDS encoding metal-sensitive transcriptional regulator — MNQDELLEETGETHCSSCHERKSHHSVKTKNNLISRLNRIEGQIRGVKGMIEKDTYCDDVLNQIAAIQSALNSVGKLLLEGHMKSCIIERIQAGEYDVIDELLVTMNKLMK, encoded by the coding sequence ATGAATCAGGACGAATTGTTAGAAGAAACGGGTGAAACTCATTGTTCCTCATGCCATGAACGGAAAAGCCATCATTCAGTGAAGACCAAGAACAATCTAATCTCCCGTCTGAACCGAATTGAAGGCCAAATCCGCGGCGTCAAAGGAATGATCGAAAAAGACACGTACTGCGATGATGTGCTAAACCAGATCGCGGCGATCCAGTCCGCCCTGAATAGCGTAGGTAAGCTTTTGCTTGAAGGACATATGAAGAGCTGCATCATCGAACGCATTCAGGCGGGGGAATACGACGTCATTGACGAATTGTTGGTTACTATGAACAAATTAATGAAATAA
- a CDS encoding copper ion binding protein — MKQVTLQVKGMSCQHCVNSIENALKQVGANGKVDLKSNSVTVEYDENKLTLDAVKEAIEEQGYDVA; from the coding sequence ATGAAACAAGTAACGTTGCAAGTGAAAGGTATGTCTTGTCAACATTGTGTAAACTCCATTGAGAACGCATTGAAACAAGTCGGAGCAAACGGCAAAGTCGATTTAAAGAGCAATTCGGTAACGGTCGAATATGATGAAAACAAACTCACCCTTGACGCGGTGAAGGAAGCCATCGAAGAACAAGGGTACGATGTTGCGTAA
- a CDS encoding heavy metal translocating P-type ATPase produces the protein MESIEAKDTKQTTLQITGMTCAACANRIEKGLSKLEGVSSANVNFAMEKASVTYDPSIIDIPQLEQTIQQLGYDTVKEVAQFQLEGMTCAACANRIEKGLNKLPGVTNATVNFAMETARVEYRPGEVSVAEMQNKVKQLGYKAIVKQEEADAGDHRQKEIQRQKRKLIVSAILSLPLLWSMVGHFAFTSWIYVPDLFMNPWFQLVLATPVQFIIGRHFYIGAYKALRNGSANMDVLIALGTSAAYFYSVYLTLNWYFAGGDVHHGPALYYETSAILITLVIMGKLFESLAKGRTSEAIKSLIGLQAKTALVVRDGQEITVPVEEVLKGDIVLVRPGDKVPVDGVVLEGVSSVDESMLTGESIPVEKKAGDTVIGATINKNGMLRIQATKVGKETALAQIIKVVEEAQGSKAPIQRVADRISGIFVPIVVAIAVVTFFVWYFLAAPGNVSEALENAIAVLVIACPCALGLATPTSIMAGSGRAAEYGILFKGGEHLEQTHQIDTIILDKTGTVTKGKPELTDVLAEDDETEFLKLVGAAEKNSEHPLAEAIVSGIRDKQIELPEPQSFEAIPGYGIKAEVNGKEILIGTRRLMNQYHVDAEQAYETMARLEESGKTAMLVAVDRRYAGMVAVADTIKDTSKAAVSRLKDMGIQVIMITGDNERTAKAIAAQVGIDHVRAEVLPEGKAEEVKKLQAEGRKVAMVGDGINDAPALATADIGMAIGTGTDVAMEAADVTLMRGDLSSIPDAILMSRKTMSNIKQNLFWALGYNTLGIPIAAVGLLAPWVAGAAMALSSVSVVLNALRLQRVKIHQ, from the coding sequence ATGGAATCCATCGAGGCGAAAGATACCAAGCAAACAACACTTCAAATTACCGGCATGACATGCGCTGCGTGCGCAAACCGGATCGAGAAAGGGTTAAGCAAGCTGGAAGGCGTCTCTTCTGCAAATGTCAATTTTGCGATGGAAAAAGCCAGCGTTACCTATGATCCGTCCATTATTGATATCCCCCAATTGGAACAAACCATTCAACAATTGGGTTATGACACCGTGAAAGAAGTTGCCCAATTCCAGCTTGAAGGCATGACGTGCGCAGCATGCGCCAACCGGATCGAAAAAGGACTTAACAAGCTTCCGGGTGTCACTAACGCAACCGTCAACTTTGCAATGGAAACGGCACGTGTTGAATATAGGCCTGGCGAAGTCTCTGTCGCCGAAATGCAGAACAAAGTCAAACAACTTGGCTATAAAGCGATTGTCAAACAAGAAGAAGCGGATGCAGGCGATCACCGCCAGAAAGAAATCCAGCGTCAGAAGCGGAAACTGATCGTTTCGGCGATCCTTTCGCTCCCGCTCTTATGGAGCATGGTCGGGCATTTTGCGTTTACATCCTGGATCTATGTGCCGGACTTGTTCATGAATCCCTGGTTTCAACTTGTATTGGCTACCCCGGTGCAATTTATCATCGGCCGGCATTTTTATATTGGGGCCTATAAGGCTCTGCGAAACGGCAGCGCCAACATGGATGTGCTGATCGCGCTTGGAACGTCAGCCGCGTACTTTTACAGTGTGTATCTGACGCTAAATTGGTACTTTGCGGGCGGAGACGTTCATCACGGGCCGGCTCTGTACTATGAAACAAGCGCGATTTTGATTACGCTGGTCATTATGGGTAAATTGTTCGAGTCGTTAGCAAAAGGTCGGACCTCGGAAGCCATCAAATCGCTGATTGGATTGCAGGCAAAGACGGCTTTGGTTGTTCGGGATGGTCAGGAAATTACGGTTCCGGTGGAAGAAGTGTTGAAGGGAGATATCGTACTGGTCCGCCCCGGAGATAAAGTTCCGGTAGACGGTGTGGTGCTGGAAGGAGTATCGTCCGTAGATGAATCGATGTTAACCGGTGAAAGCATTCCTGTGGAAAAGAAAGCCGGGGATACCGTCATCGGGGCAACGATCAATAAAAACGGTATGCTGCGAATTCAAGCAACAAAAGTCGGGAAAGAAACCGCGCTCGCCCAAATCATCAAGGTTGTTGAAGAAGCGCAAGGCTCAAAAGCGCCTATTCAGCGGGTAGCGGACCGCATTTCCGGCATCTTCGTTCCGATTGTGGTTGCAATTGCGGTAGTTACTTTCTTCGTTTGGTATTTTCTCGCAGCTCCGGGGAATGTGTCGGAAGCTTTGGAAAACGCCATTGCCGTTCTCGTCATTGCCTGCCCATGCGCGCTGGGGCTCGCCACTCCAACTTCCATCATGGCGGGGTCCGGACGCGCGGCCGAATACGGCATCTTGTTTAAAGGCGGAGAGCATCTGGAACAAACGCATCAAATCGATACGATCATTTTGGATAAAACGGGCACCGTGACGAAAGGGAAGCCTGAATTGACGGATGTGTTGGCGGAAGACGACGAAACAGAGTTTCTCAAGCTTGTCGGCGCGGCGGAGAAAAATTCGGAACACCCGCTGGCTGAAGCGATTGTGAGCGGCATCCGCGACAAACAGATCGAACTGCCCGAGCCTCAGTCTTTCGAAGCGATCCCGGGCTACGGGATTAAGGCTGAAGTGAACGGGAAAGAAATCTTAATCGGGACACGCCGCTTGATGAATCAATATCATGTTGACGCTGAACAGGCTTATGAAACGATGGCCCGGCTGGAGGAGTCGGGTAAAACGGCTATGCTGGTCGCGGTTGACCGCCGTTATGCGGGAATGGTTGCTGTGGCGGATACGATTAAAGATACGTCGAAAGCGGCTGTCAGCCGGCTGAAAGACATGGGGATTCAAGTGATCATGATCACCGGCGACAACGAACGTACAGCGAAAGCAATTGCCGCCCAGGTCGGCATCGACCATGTGCGTGCGGAAGTGCTGCCGGAAGGCAAGGCGGAAGAAGTAAAGAAACTGCAAGCCGAGGGCAGAAAAGTTGCGATGGTTGGTGACGGGATTAACGATGCGCCCGCGCTTGCGACAGCCGACATCGGAATGGCCATCGGAACGGGTACGGACGTCGCGATGGAAGCGGCTGATGTGACCCTGATGCGCGGGGATCTTTCCAGCATCCCGGACGCGATTTTAATGAGCCGCAAGACGATGAGCAACATCAAGCAAAATTTGTTCTGGGCGCTTGGGTATAACACGCTGGGCATCCCGATTGCGGCTGTCGGATTGTTAGCGCCATGGGTAGCAGGTGCGGCGATGGCGTTAAGCTCCGTTTCGGTCGTTCTGAATGCGCTGAGGTTGCAGCGCGTTAAGATCCACCAGTAA